In a single window of the Acipenser ruthenus chromosome 8, fAciRut3.2 maternal haplotype, whole genome shotgun sequence genome:
- the LOC117972792 gene encoding leucine-rich repeat-containing protein 51-like produces MAGKVNKDTMYAPPLDLSFKCINSMTGAMAEEPRTGLRRLQHTPEGKVCSRVLRLNNNILPDLSGFNEAIDHFIKDTSQLSWIDLSFNDLSTIDNVLTQYKNLRVLYLHGNSIITLGEVDKLVALPNLLSLTLHGNPMENEKGYRNYVMSALPQLKTLDFSAVTKQDRVTAAIWRRGFNQQKRPKRNFDV; encoded by the exons ATGGCTGGAAAAGTCAATAAAGACACCATGTATGCCCCCCCTTTAGATTTGTCTTTCAAGTGTATCAACTCCATGACAG GTGCGATGGCAGAGGAGCCACGCACAGGCCTACGGCGCTTACAACATACCCCAGAAGGGAAAGTCTGCAGCAGGGTGTTGCGTCTCAATAACAACATTCTACCAGACCTGAGCGGGTTTAATGAGGCTATTGATCACTTTATAAAAGACACCAGCCAGCTGTCCTGGATCGACCTGTCTTTCAACGATCTCTCCACCATCGACAAT GTCTTGACTCAGTACAAGAACTTGCGGGTGTTGTATCTCCATGGTAACAGTATTATCACACTGGGGGAAGTGGACAAACTGGTGGCTCTACCCAACCTGCTTAGCCTGACGCTTCACGGCAACCCCATGGAGAATGAGAAAGGATACAG GAACTATGTGATGTCGGCACTGCCCCAGTTAAAAACATTAGACTTCAGTGCTGTGACCAAGCAGGACCGGGTCACTGCAGCGATATGGAGGAGAGGCTTCAATCAACAGAAACGACCCAAGAGGAACTTTGATGTGTAG